A single window of Coffea eugenioides isolate CCC68of chromosome 7, Ceug_1.0, whole genome shotgun sequence DNA harbors:
- the LOC113778467 gene encoding auxin-induced protein PCNT115-like, with protein sequence MATAVRRIKLGSQGFEVSAQGLGCMGMSALYGIPKPEAEMIPLIHHAIDSGVTHLDTSDFYGPHTNEVLIGKALKGGYREKVQLATKFAIRVLEDGSMGGICGEPAYVRAACEASLRRLDVDYIDLYYVHRIDTRVPIEVTMGELKKLVEEGKIRYIGLSEASPDTIRRAHAVHPITAVQLEWSLWTRDAEDSVIPTCRELGIGIVAFSPLGRGFLASGRNLVQNLVDNDYRKVLPRFQPENVENNLETFEQVNEMASRKGCTPSQLALAWVHHQGDDVCPIPGTTKLENLNNNIKALSVKLTPEEMAALESISNAIKGERNKYMVLTWRHADTPPLSSWKPI encoded by the exons ATGGCAACTGCAGTGAGGAGGATCAAACTGGGCTCCCAAGGCTTTGAAGTCTCTGCACAAGGACTTGGATGCATGGGCATGTCTGCTCTCTATGGCATTCCTAAGCCAGAGGCTGAAATGATCCCACTCATACATCATGCCATAGATAGTGGTGTCACCCATCTTGACACTTCCGACTTCTATGGTCCTCACACCAACGAAGTTCTCATAGGCAAG gctTTGAAAGGAGGATATAGGGAGAAAGTGCAGCTAGCTACCAAGTTCGCGATAAGAGTACTAGAAGACGGAAGCATGGGAGGTATCTGTGGTGAACCAGCATATGTTAGAGCAGCATGTGAAGCTAGTCTGAGGCGTCTGGATGTTGATTACATTGATCTCTATTATGTTCATCGTATCGACACTCGTGTGCCTATAGAAGTCACG ATGGGAGAACTGAAGAAGCTGGTTGAAGAGGGGAAAATAAGATACATAGGGCTCTCAGAGGCCTCACCTGATACCATTAGAAGGGCTCATGCAGTTCATCCAATAACAGCAGTTCAATTGGAGTGGTCTTTGTGGACACGAGATGCAGAAGACAGTGTTATTCCCACTTGCAG GGAGCTTGGAATTGGTATTGTTGCTTTTAGTCCCTTAGGAAGAGGATTCTTGGCGTCTGGTAGAAATTTGGTACAGAACCTGGTTGATAATGACTACCGAAAGGT CCTCCCCAGATTTCAGCCAGAGAATGTTGAGAACAATCTGGAAACGTTTGAGCAGGTCAATGAAATGGCCTCGAGGAAGGGGTGTACGCCATCTCAGCTAGCATTGGCATGGGTTCATCATCAAGGAGATGATGTTTGTCCGATTCCAGGAACAACCAAGTTGGAAAACCTCAACAACAATATCAAAGCTTTAAGCGTGAAGCTAACACCAGAGGAAATGGCTGCGCTTGAGTCCATTTCTAATGCAATTAAGGGCGAAAGGAACAAGTACATGGTCCTTACATGGAGACACGCCGATACTCCACCCCTGTCCTCCTGGAAACCTATATGA